One Rhodospirillales bacterium genomic window, AAATGTCCTTGCCAAACCATTTGTTCGTTGCCGGCAGGTTCAAACCGGCCGTCCAAAATCACGGATACCGGGAAGGCGGAGGCGATGCAGGAAGGCAGGGACCGCCGCGGGCAGGGGCGCACGGCGACCGCGAACGACAACGGCGGGCCGGAGGCACGGTTCGGGGACGCGGTACTGCGCCTCGCGCGGCTGCTCTGCACGTCCCTCCACGCGTCTTGCAACGCCGAGCTCGAAGAGACCTTCGACCTCTGCATCGCCAGCGCAGTGCGCGGCTGCATCCACCAGCGCCAGACGTTCGGCATCTGCTCGTACGACGAGCGCGTCGCCTTCCAGTGCAACTGGACCGGCGTCGTTCGCCAGGGCCTCGCTGGTGAATCTCATCAGGCTCGCGCACGCTGAAACGCGGGTGGCACCCGGACCCGGACCGGGGTGATCCAGCGTGAGCGGGGTGGGGGTTCCGCTCTGCTAGCATGAAGTGCGCTTGGCCGTTCAGCAACGGCCGGCGCATGGAGGATTCGGCGGTGGCATTCGCTTTCGTTGAACGGCCTGATCGCGCGCGCGCAATCGGGGGGACTGGAATTCTCCGGTTCGTCGCGGTCTGCCTTGTCGCGCTGGCCATCGTCGGTCCCGAGACCCACCCCTCCCTGGCGCAAGCCCGGGAGGCCTGTCCGCCGCCGGCCGGCCTGCCTCCCCTTGCCGACCCGCCCGTGACAGCGCAGCAGGTCGAAGACGGCACCGGCAGCCTGAGGGATTTCGCGCTGGCCGCCAGGGAGCGTTCGAGGGAGCACGCCCGGCGAGCCACGACCGTGGAGCAAGGGGTCTATATCGCGTGTGTCGTGCGGCAGGAGGATGGGCCCTGGCGCTCCGGCTCCACCTACATCGTGAGCCTGACGCCCGACGGCAGGGTGTTCATTCATGCGAAGGACATGTCGCTGTCGGGCAGGTTGCTCGACCCGTTGATCTACCTGGAGATTCTTTCTTCCCTCGGCGTCCCCCCGGCCGAACTGGCCAACCTGGCGTCGCCCGATCCCGCTGCCCGCGACCGCGCTTTCGCCGCCGTGTTCGCCACGTTGCTGCAGGAGCCGGATGCCCCGTTTGACGCCACCGTCCCCGTTGCAGGACTCCGGCCGGGCATTCCCCGCGCGTTCGGTTACGCCAGCGTCTATGTCTCGCCGGAGTTCCGGTCGCCGATCGTGCTGCTCGCCGGATTCGATATCGACGCGTCGCACTTGACGGAGGAAGTGCTCGACTACGGAGATCCGACCATCACCGCCAGGGACGTCGTGGATCGTGAGACCCTGAAAGCCTTTGTCACGCAAGCGGGGAACTACTTCCTGGAGATCCAGGGAACCGGTGATCCGGTCGCGGCCTCAAGGGTCAGGACGGCCCTCAGGGATCCGAACGGGCCCTGGCGGCACGGCTCCGTGTATCTCTACGTCCTGGATACGGTCAGCAACATCATCACGTTTCACGGCGCGTTCCCGGACGATTGGGAGTATCGGCCGCTGGTGCCGACCGTCCGGGACGCGGTGACCGGCGAGTTCATCCTGCCGCAGGTCATCGCGGCGGCAAAGAGCAGCCCGGAAGGCGGGTTCGTGGAGTACTACTTCGACGACCCCACCGACGACACCGACAGCGCCGACATCCCCAAGGTCGGCTACGCCCGCGAGTTTGCCGGTCAACTCCGTCGGCCGGACGGACACGTCGTCCCGATCCGGTTCATCGTCGGCTCGGGCATCTACCTGAGTGACCCCAACGTCGCCGCGGCGCGGCAGGACGCAGTCGTCGAGTCCATCCTGCCGCAGGTCATGCGCGCCATGACCGCGGGCACGGTCGACGCCGTCTCGGACCGCATCCAGCAGGCGACTTCCGGCGCCG contains:
- a CDS encoding autotransporter domain-containing protein — its product is MAFAFVERPDRARAIGGTGILRFVAVCLVALAIVGPETHPSLAQAREACPPPAGLPPLADPPVTAQQVEDGTGSLRDFALAARERSREHARRATTVEQGVYIACVVRQEDGPWRSGSTYIVSLTPDGRVFIHAKDMSLSGRLLDPLIYLEILSSLGVPPAELANLASPDPAARDRAFAAVFATLLQEPDAPFDATVPVAGLRPGIPRAFGYASVYVSPEFRSPIVLLAGFDIDASHLTEEVLDYGDPTITARDVVDRETLKAFVTQAGNYFLEIQGTGDPVAASRVRTALRDPNGPWRHGSVYLYVLDTVSNIITFHGAFPDDWEYRPLVPTVRDAVTGEFILPQVIAAAKSSPEGGFVEYYFDDPTDDTDSADIPKVGYAREFAGQLRRPDGHVVPIRFIVGSGIYLSDPNVAAARQDAVVESILPQVMRAMTAGTVDAVSDRIQQATSGAAAATGFNVGGAATLPDALRTHGQALGNGAFDPGHLLAGSSFNLPLNAADTGTTSPIGDLTLWGRGDYRNISGGNPQTVDYHGDVVSASLGVDTSLGTNLLAGMAVSWAQSAVDYTDSNAVTGDITTTLASFHPYLGWQAPGGMNVWAVAGTGSGEIEVDDGAGGSQASDLAQWMAAAGVTGSLLASDRLIDGGTTALRLKGETAFTWAEVDGAETLRSGRFRVSRHRLMLEGTHVQALASGATLSPSIEVGVRTDGGDGETGTRIEAGGGVRYADEATGLTLEARARTLLAPGGDYGEWGASGLVRVDPGAAGVGLALSVRPAWGRTDGGVQRLWETGLAGSAPAADQAGGRTHAEIAYGLAAPRDLGIVTPYAGVGLADTGTRSWRMGAQWQVAPAARVSLEGTRREAAMDEGSEHRLMLHGALRW